The proteins below are encoded in one region of Xenopus laevis strain J_2021 chromosome 8L, Xenopus_laevis_v10.1, whole genome shotgun sequence:
- the cdk9.L gene encoding cyclin-dependent kinase 9-B isoform X2, translating into MVKNYDSVEFPYCDEVSKYERLAKIGQGTFGEVFKAKHRQTGKKVALKKVLMENEKEGFYPPQFPITALREIKILQLLKHENVVHLIEICRNKTNQYNRCKGTIFLVFDFCEHDLAGLLSNAHVKFTVAEIKKVMQMLLNGLYYIHRNKILHRDMKAANVLITRDGVLKLADFGLARAFSLAKNSQPNKYTNRVVTLWYRPPELLLGERDYGPPIDLWGAGCIMAEMWTRSPIMQGNTEQHQLTLISQLCGSITPEVWPNVDKYELYQKLELPKGQKRKVKERLKAYVKDVCALDLIDKLLILDPAQRTDSDEALNHDFFWSDPMPSDLKNMLSTHNQSMFEYLAPPRRRGGHMPQQPANQARNPAATNQSEFDRVF; encoded by the exons ATGGTAAAGAACTACGACTCTGTTGAATTCCCTTATTGCGATGAGGTCTCCAAGTACGAGCGGCTCGCCAAGATCGGCCAGGGCACATTCGG GGAAGTGTTCAAGGCCAAACATCGGCAGACGGGGAAGAAAGTTGCACTCAAAAAAGTTCTGATGGAAAATGAGAAGGAAGGG TTTTATCCTCCTCAGTTCCCTATCACAGCTCTGCGAGAGATCAAAATCCTGCAGCTGTTGAAACATGAGAATGTGGTTCACCTTATAGAGATTTGTCGGAATAAAA CCAACCAATACAATAGATGCAAAGGGACTATTTTCCTGGTGTTCGACTTTTGCGAGCACGATCTAGCAGGATTGCTGAGCAACGCTCACGTCAAGTTTACCGTCGCCGAGATCAAGAAGGTGATGCAGATGCTGCTCAATGGCCTCTACTACATTCACAGGAATAAG ATCCTGCACAGAGACATGAAGGCAGCAAACGTGCTGATCACCAGAGACGGGGTGTTGAAACTTGCAGACTTTGGGCTTGCCAGAGCATTCAGCCTTGCCAAGAACAGCCAGCCAAACAAGTACACCAATCGGGTTGTTACACTCTGGTATCGACCCCCTGAGCTGCTTCTGG GGGAGCGTGATTATGGCCCTCCCATCGATTTGTGGGGAGCGGGGTGCATCATGGCAGAGATGTGGACCAGAAGCCCCATTATGCAGGGGAATACAGAGCAGCATCAGCTGACACTCATCAGCCAATTGTGCGGCTCCATCACACCAGAG GTGTGGCCAAATGTGGACAAATACGAGTTGTACCAGAAACTTGAGCTGCCCAAAGGCCAGAAGAGGAAGGTGAAGGAAAGGCTGAAGGCTTATGTGAAAGATGTCTGTGCACTGGATCTTATAGACAAGCTGTTGATTTTGGACCCAGCGCAGAGAACAGACAGCGACGAAGCTCTGAACCACGATTTCTTCTGGTCCGATCCAATGCCTTCTGACCTAAAGAACATGCTCTCTACTCACAATCAGTCCATGTTTGAATACTTGGCACCTCCTAGGAGAAGAGGCGGACACATGCCCCAACAGCCAGCCAATCAGGCACGGAATCCTGCTGCcaccaaccaatcagaatttgACAGAGTCTTCTAA
- the cdk9.L gene encoding cyclin-dependent kinase 9-B isoform X1, with the protein MVKNYDSVEFPYCDEVSKYERLAKIGQGTFGEVFKAKHRQTGKKVALKKVLMENEKEGFYPPQFPITALREIKILQLLKHENVVHLIEICRNKISPTANQYNRCKGTIFLVFDFCEHDLAGLLSNAHVKFTVAEIKKVMQMLLNGLYYIHRNKILHRDMKAANVLITRDGVLKLADFGLARAFSLAKNSQPNKYTNRVVTLWYRPPELLLGERDYGPPIDLWGAGCIMAEMWTRSPIMQGNTEQHQLTLISQLCGSITPEVWPNVDKYELYQKLELPKGQKRKVKERLKAYVKDVCALDLIDKLLILDPAQRTDSDEALNHDFFWSDPMPSDLKNMLSTHNQSMFEYLAPPRRRGGHMPQQPANQARNPAATNQSEFDRVF; encoded by the exons ATGGTAAAGAACTACGACTCTGTTGAATTCCCTTATTGCGATGAGGTCTCCAAGTACGAGCGGCTCGCCAAGATCGGCCAGGGCACATTCGG GGAAGTGTTCAAGGCCAAACATCGGCAGACGGGGAAGAAAGTTGCACTCAAAAAAGTTCTGATGGAAAATGAGAAGGAAGGG TTTTATCCTCCTCAGTTCCCTATCACAGCTCTGCGAGAGATCAAAATCCTGCAGCTGTTGAAACATGAGAATGTGGTTCACCTTATAGAGATTTGTCGGAATAAAA TTTCTCCCACAGCCAACCAATACAATAGATGCAAAGGGACTATTTTCCTGGTGTTCGACTTTTGCGAGCACGATCTAGCAGGATTGCTGAGCAACGCTCACGTCAAGTTTACCGTCGCCGAGATCAAGAAGGTGATGCAGATGCTGCTCAATGGCCTCTACTACATTCACAGGAATAAG ATCCTGCACAGAGACATGAAGGCAGCAAACGTGCTGATCACCAGAGACGGGGTGTTGAAACTTGCAGACTTTGGGCTTGCCAGAGCATTCAGCCTTGCCAAGAACAGCCAGCCAAACAAGTACACCAATCGGGTTGTTACACTCTGGTATCGACCCCCTGAGCTGCTTCTGG GGGAGCGTGATTATGGCCCTCCCATCGATTTGTGGGGAGCGGGGTGCATCATGGCAGAGATGTGGACCAGAAGCCCCATTATGCAGGGGAATACAGAGCAGCATCAGCTGACACTCATCAGCCAATTGTGCGGCTCCATCACACCAGAG GTGTGGCCAAATGTGGACAAATACGAGTTGTACCAGAAACTTGAGCTGCCCAAAGGCCAGAAGAGGAAGGTGAAGGAAAGGCTGAAGGCTTATGTGAAAGATGTCTGTGCACTGGATCTTATAGACAAGCTGTTGATTTTGGACCCAGCGCAGAGAACAGACAGCGACGAAGCTCTGAACCACGATTTCTTCTGGTCCGATCCAATGCCTTCTGACCTAAAGAACATGCTCTCTACTCACAATCAGTCCATGTTTGAATACTTGGCACCTCCTAGGAGAAGAGGCGGACACATGCCCCAACAGCCAGCCAATCAGGCACGGAATCCTGCTGCcaccaaccaatcagaatttgACAGAGTCTTCTAA
- the cdk9.L gene encoding cyclin-dependent kinase 9-B isoform X3: MVKNYDSVEFPYCDEVSKYERLAKIGQGTFGEVFKAKHRQTGKKVALKKVLMENEKEGFPITALREIKILQLLKHENVVHLIEICRNKTNQYNRCKGTIFLVFDFCEHDLAGLLSNAHVKFTVAEIKKVMQMLLNGLYYIHRNKILHRDMKAANVLITRDGVLKLADFGLARAFSLAKNSQPNKYTNRVVTLWYRPPELLLGERDYGPPIDLWGAGCIMAEMWTRSPIMQGNTEQHQLTLISQLCGSITPEVWPNVDKYELYQKLELPKGQKRKVKERLKAYVKDVCALDLIDKLLILDPAQRTDSDEALNHDFFWSDPMPSDLKNMLSTHNQSMFEYLAPPRRRGGHMPQQPANQARNPAATNQSEFDRVF; this comes from the exons ATGGTAAAGAACTACGACTCTGTTGAATTCCCTTATTGCGATGAGGTCTCCAAGTACGAGCGGCTCGCCAAGATCGGCCAGGGCACATTCGG GGAAGTGTTCAAGGCCAAACATCGGCAGACGGGGAAGAAAGTTGCACTCAAAAAAGTTCTGATGGAAAATGAGAAGGAAGGG TTCCCTATCACAGCTCTGCGAGAGATCAAAATCCTGCAGCTGTTGAAACATGAGAATGTGGTTCACCTTATAGAGATTTGTCGGAATAAAA CCAACCAATACAATAGATGCAAAGGGACTATTTTCCTGGTGTTCGACTTTTGCGAGCACGATCTAGCAGGATTGCTGAGCAACGCTCACGTCAAGTTTACCGTCGCCGAGATCAAGAAGGTGATGCAGATGCTGCTCAATGGCCTCTACTACATTCACAGGAATAAG ATCCTGCACAGAGACATGAAGGCAGCAAACGTGCTGATCACCAGAGACGGGGTGTTGAAACTTGCAGACTTTGGGCTTGCCAGAGCATTCAGCCTTGCCAAGAACAGCCAGCCAAACAAGTACACCAATCGGGTTGTTACACTCTGGTATCGACCCCCTGAGCTGCTTCTGG GGGAGCGTGATTATGGCCCTCCCATCGATTTGTGGGGAGCGGGGTGCATCATGGCAGAGATGTGGACCAGAAGCCCCATTATGCAGGGGAATACAGAGCAGCATCAGCTGACACTCATCAGCCAATTGTGCGGCTCCATCACACCAGAG GTGTGGCCAAATGTGGACAAATACGAGTTGTACCAGAAACTTGAGCTGCCCAAAGGCCAGAAGAGGAAGGTGAAGGAAAGGCTGAAGGCTTATGTGAAAGATGTCTGTGCACTGGATCTTATAGACAAGCTGTTGATTTTGGACCCAGCGCAGAGAACAGACAGCGACGAAGCTCTGAACCACGATTTCTTCTGGTCCGATCCAATGCCTTCTGACCTAAAGAACATGCTCTCTACTCACAATCAGTCCATGTTTGAATACTTGGCACCTCCTAGGAGAAGAGGCGGACACATGCCCCAACAGCCAGCCAATCAGGCACGGAATCCTGCTGCcaccaaccaatcagaatttgACAGAGTCTTCTAA
- the cdk9.L gene encoding cyclin-dependent kinase 9-B, which yields MVKNYDSVEFPYCDEVSKYERLAKIGQGTFGEVFKAKHRQTGKKVALKKVLMENEKEGFPITALREIKILQLLKHENVVHLIEICRNKISPTANQYNRCKGTIFLVFDFCEHDLAGLLSNAHVKFTVAEIKKVMQMLLNGLYYIHRNKILHRDMKAANVLITRDGVLKLADFGLARAFSLAKNSQPNKYTNRVVTLWYRPPELLLGERDYGPPIDLWGAGCIMAEMWTRSPIMQGNTEQHQLTLISQLCGSITPEVWPNVDKYELYQKLELPKGQKRKVKERLKAYVKDVCALDLIDKLLILDPAQRTDSDEALNHDFFWSDPMPSDLKNMLSTHNQSMFEYLAPPRRRGGHMPQQPANQARNPAATNQSEFDRVF from the exons ATGGTAAAGAACTACGACTCTGTTGAATTCCCTTATTGCGATGAGGTCTCCAAGTACGAGCGGCTCGCCAAGATCGGCCAGGGCACATTCGG GGAAGTGTTCAAGGCCAAACATCGGCAGACGGGGAAGAAAGTTGCACTCAAAAAAGTTCTGATGGAAAATGAGAAGGAAGGG TTCCCTATCACAGCTCTGCGAGAGATCAAAATCCTGCAGCTGTTGAAACATGAGAATGTGGTTCACCTTATAGAGATTTGTCGGAATAAAA TTTCTCCCACAGCCAACCAATACAATAGATGCAAAGGGACTATTTTCCTGGTGTTCGACTTTTGCGAGCACGATCTAGCAGGATTGCTGAGCAACGCTCACGTCAAGTTTACCGTCGCCGAGATCAAGAAGGTGATGCAGATGCTGCTCAATGGCCTCTACTACATTCACAGGAATAAG ATCCTGCACAGAGACATGAAGGCAGCAAACGTGCTGATCACCAGAGACGGGGTGTTGAAACTTGCAGACTTTGGGCTTGCCAGAGCATTCAGCCTTGCCAAGAACAGCCAGCCAAACAAGTACACCAATCGGGTTGTTACACTCTGGTATCGACCCCCTGAGCTGCTTCTGG GGGAGCGTGATTATGGCCCTCCCATCGATTTGTGGGGAGCGGGGTGCATCATGGCAGAGATGTGGACCAGAAGCCCCATTATGCAGGGGAATACAGAGCAGCATCAGCTGACACTCATCAGCCAATTGTGCGGCTCCATCACACCAGAG GTGTGGCCAAATGTGGACAAATACGAGTTGTACCAGAAACTTGAGCTGCCCAAAGGCCAGAAGAGGAAGGTGAAGGAAAGGCTGAAGGCTTATGTGAAAGATGTCTGTGCACTGGATCTTATAGACAAGCTGTTGATTTTGGACCCAGCGCAGAGAACAGACAGCGACGAAGCTCTGAACCACGATTTCTTCTGGTCCGATCCAATGCCTTCTGACCTAAAGAACATGCTCTCTACTCACAATCAGTCCATGTTTGAATACTTGGCACCTCCTAGGAGAAGAGGCGGACACATGCCCCAACAGCCAGCCAATCAGGCACGGAATCCTGCTGCcaccaaccaatcagaatttgACAGAGTCTTCTAA